The following are encoded together in the Lactuca sativa cultivar Salinas chromosome 1, Lsat_Salinas_v11, whole genome shotgun sequence genome:
- the LOC111891185 gene encoding uncharacterized protein LOC111891185: MRGDHKEPTIILEAIASHDIWIWHAFFGSAGANNDINMLDQSPVFNDIYLGKSHGVPYQANGVAYKRGYYLTDSIYPALSVFVKSFTCPNDPKRKKFKEAQESARKDVERTFGVLKRCWQVLTVGARSYEVKRLQHVMYACIILHNMILEDEGRAICRYNENEVLPNDEGVVVGTQEYRVNRREVHNRNIHHALRVDLVEHIYKAHIQPPLEFSHDDLFDESDEDSDMFVESEDSDDESDAGENMKTIKAMTRTMRAITKTIIPSDVFWFK; encoded by the coding sequence ATGAGAGGCGACCACAAAGAGCCGACGATCATTCTAGAGGCTATCGCATCACATGATATTTGGATATGGCATGCATTTTTTGGTTCGGCTGGTGCAAACAATGACATCAATATGCTAGACCAGTCGCCGGTATTCAACGATATCTACCTTGGAAAGTCGCACGGTGTACCTTATCAAGCAAATGGGGTTGCATATAAGCGTGGATACTATCTTACTGATAGTATATATCCTGCATTGTCTGTTTTTGTGAAATCGTTTACATGTCCTAATGACCCGAAAAGGAAAAAGTTTAAAGAGGCGCAAGAGTCGGCTAGGAAGGATGTGGAGCGAACATTTGGTGTACTTAAGAGATGTTGGCAAGTACTAACGGTCGGGGCAAGGTCATATGAGGTGAAAAGGTTACAGCAcgtaatgtatgcatgtatcatattgcataatatgattcttgaagacGAAGGAAGAGCGATATGTCGGTACAACGAAAATGAAGTTTTGCCAAATGATGAAGGAGTAGTCGTTGGTACACAAGAGTATAGGGTGAATAGAAGAGAAGTACATAATCGCAACATTCATCACGCCCTTCGTGTTGATTTGGTGGAGCACATTTATAAGGCTCATATTCAGCCCCCGTTAGAGTTTTCtcacgatgatttgtttgacgaatCAGACGAGGATTCTGATATGTTCGTTGAGAGTGAAGATTCCGACGACGAGAGTGACGCTGGGGAGAATATGAAGACAATCAAGGCGATGACGAGGACGATGAGGGCGATAACGAAGACGATAATTCCGAGTGACGTATTTTGGTTTAAAtaa